Proteins from a genomic interval of Aureimonas sp. AU20:
- the sufA gene encoding Fe-S cluster assembly scaffold SufA gives MGRFAVITLTDTAAERVRSITAANGEALGIRVGIKKGGCAGMEYTIALADGPKPGEDVVEHEGARVFVAPEAVLFLLGTRMDYEETVLRSGFVFNNPNQTSACGCGESVELKPVDAKQLETADA, from the coding sequence ATGGGACGCTTCGCGGTAATCACGCTGACCGATACTGCGGCCGAGCGCGTTCGCTCGATCACGGCCGCGAACGGCGAGGCGCTAGGCATTCGCGTCGGCATCAAGAAGGGTGGCTGCGCGGGCATGGAATATACCATCGCTCTCGCAGACGGTCCCAAGCCCGGGGAAGACGTTGTCGAGCATGAGGGCGCACGTGTCTTCGTCGCGCCAGAAGCTGTCCTGTTTCTGCTGGGGACACGGATGGACTACGAAGAAACCGTGCTGCGGTCCGGCTTCGTGTTCAACAATCCAAATCAGACGTCGGCCTGCGGCTGTGGCGAGTCGGTGGAACTGAAACCGGTCGATGCCAAGCAGCTTGAAACCGCCGACGCCTGA
- a CDS encoding DEAD/DEAH box helicase — protein MHFSELGLSAKVLSAVEAAGYSQPTPIQEQAIPYALARRDVLGIAQTGTGKTASFVLPMLTMLEQGRARARMPRTVIMEPTRELAAQVEESFVKYGANQRLNVALLIGGVSFEEQNKKLERGVDVLIATPGRLLDHFERGRLLMTGVEILVIDEADRMLDMGFIPDIERICKLIPFTRQTLFFSATMPPEITRLADQFLQNPVRVEVAKASSTAKTVEQRLVATRKEDYAKREALRRVIRSQGEEITNAIIFCNRKRDVSLLFRSMEKHGFSVGALHGDMDQRSRTMTLQSFRDDKITFLVASDVAARGLDIPMVSHVFNFDVPIHAEDYVHRIGRTGRAGRSGKAFTLVSKSDQKFLDAILAMTGQDIEWFEGDLTTISAAADDEGDRGTERRSSRRGERGERSESTRTRSPRTRSRSRGERMAETTETPETDVELDVVEAAERTLATFDSEVAPVAEAAPFTRRDRDRTPRENPRRSSSAAPYNNDRRGGRSSGMDEPSPVGFGDDIPAFMLIGTGARL, from the coding sequence ATGCACTTCTCTGAACTAGGCTTGAGCGCGAAGGTTCTTTCCGCTGTCGAGGCGGCGGGCTACTCGCAACCGACCCCGATCCAGGAACAGGCCATTCCGTACGCCTTGGCGCGCCGGGACGTTCTTGGCATCGCGCAGACCGGCACGGGCAAGACGGCGTCTTTCGTACTGCCGATGCTGACCATGCTCGAACAGGGCCGCGCCCGAGCGCGCATGCCGCGCACCGTCATCATGGAGCCGACCCGCGAACTGGCCGCGCAGGTCGAAGAGTCCTTCGTCAAGTACGGCGCCAACCAGCGCCTGAACGTCGCGCTGCTGATCGGCGGCGTCTCCTTCGAAGAGCAGAACAAGAAGCTTGAACGCGGCGTCGACGTCCTGATCGCGACGCCCGGCCGACTTCTCGACCATTTCGAACGTGGCCGCCTGCTGATGACCGGCGTCGAGATCCTCGTCATCGACGAGGCCGACCGGATGCTCGACATGGGCTTCATCCCGGACATCGAGCGCATCTGCAAGCTCATCCCCTTTACGCGTCAGACCTTGTTCTTCTCGGCCACCATGCCGCCGGAAATTACTCGTCTGGCCGACCAGTTCCTGCAGAATCCCGTGCGTGTCGAAGTCGCCAAGGCATCCTCCACCGCCAAGACGGTGGAACAGCGTCTGGTCGCCACCCGCAAGGAAGATTACGCCAAGCGCGAGGCGCTTCGCCGCGTCATCCGCAGCCAAGGCGAAGAGATCACCAACGCCATCATCTTCTGCAACCGCAAGCGCGACGTTTCGCTGCTGTTCCGTTCCATGGAGAAGCATGGCTTCTCGGTCGGCGCGCTGCATGGCGACATGGACCAGCGCTCGCGCACCATGACGCTGCAGTCGTTCCGCGACGACAAGATCACCTTTCTCGTCGCCTCCGATGTCGCGGCGCGCGGTCTCGATATTCCCATGGTTAGCCACGTCTTCAACTTCGATGTGCCGATCCATGCCGAGGACTACGTTCACCGTATCGGCCGTACGGGCCGCGCCGGACGGTCGGGCAAGGCTTTTACGCTGGTTTCTAAGTCCGACCAGAAGTTTCTCGATGCCATCTTGGCCATGACGGGCCAGGACATCGAATGGTTCGAGGGCGATCTGACGACGATCTCTGCGGCGGCCGACGACGAGGGCGATCGCGGAACCGAGCGGCGCAGTAGCCGCCGTGGCGAACGCGGCGAGCGGAGCGAGTCCACCCGCACCAGATCCCCGCGCACCCGAAGCCGCAGCCGAGGAGAGCGCATGGCCGAGACAACCGAAACGCCCGAAACCGATGTCGAGCTCGATGTCGTCGAGGCTGCGGAGCGTACGCTGGCGACTTTCGACAGCGAAGTCGCGCCTGTAGCAGAGGCCGCCCCCTTCACGCGCCGTGACCGGGATCGCACACCGCGCGAGAATCCGCGGCGGTCGAGCAGTGCTGCTCCCTACAACAACGACCGGCGTGGTGGCCGCTCCTCCGGGATGGACGAACCGAGCCCCGTTGGTTTCGGTGACGATATTCCCGCTTTCATGCTGATCGGTACAGGCGCCCGTCTGTAA